CCAGCGGGCGGTACTCCGAAGCGTGGAGGAAGCCCTCGCCGTCCAGTCCGGCGTCAATGAACACGCCGACCTCGGACACACGCTTGACCGTCCCGCGGACCTTCATGTTCTTCTTGAGGTCCTTCACGCTCAGCACGGCTGGAGCCTCGGACGAGGGGGCCTGTGCGAGTTCCTGCGGATGATTCTCCATAAAGACAATGCCTCCTGGGTTTTCTACGAGCCTATGGGACGCTTGGCGGGCAAAAGAACAAGGCCCGCTGTCCCGGCGCCTTGTGCCACAAGGATATCACATGAGCCGTGTTGTGTCAAACGCAGGCGCCCCTGGAGGGACTCGAACCCCCAACGACAGGGCTTAGGACGCCCTCGCTCTGTCCTTTGAGCTACAGGGGCGCGCAGCACGATTATAACACGCCGCCGGTTCCACGCCAAAACGGGCGCGCGGGCGGTGTCGGCTCCGAACTCTGTTGGTCGCGGCATGGGTACGTGTGCGGTCCACTTCCGGAAGTGCGCCGCGCCTTGTTCATCAACATAAAATAGAACCGAGCGCGCGGGCCGCGACGGTTTTAGGGTCTGCGGGGGCTATCCTGCGACGGGCGAAGCCCCGAAGCCGTCCCCTCCGAGACCCCAAGGGTCTATTCTGCTTCGCGTGGTTTCGCGCGATTCGCGGTTCCAGCCCCGCGGCCTGCGCCCGAAACCTAGGGCGTCTGGATGACCACCATGCGGTCCAGGCCGGCGTAGTCCTGCCCGACGCGGGTGTGCCCGCCGGGGAACGCGGCCCGCGCCAGCCGCTCCACCTCCGCCGCATGCCCGGCGCCGATTTCCAGCACCACCGCGCCCCCGGGCCGAAGGTGCGCCGGGGCCTGGCCCAACAGGCGGCGGATCAGGTCCAGGCCGTTGGCGCCGCCGCGCAGGGCGTGCGACGGCTCGTGGAAGCGGATCTCGGGGGCCAGCGTCGGCCACTCCTCGTCGGCCACGTAGGGCAGGTTGGCCACCAGGATGTCCACCGCCCACGGCAGGCGCTCCAGCAGGTCGCTCTGGACCAGGCACATGCGGTCCCGCACGCCGTGGCGCTGGGCGTTGCGCCAGGCGACTTCCAGCGCCTCGCGGGATGAATCCAGCGCGCAGACCTGCGCGTGGGGCAGGTGGGCGGCCAACGCGATGGCGATAGCGCCGCTGCCCGTGCCCACGTCGGCGATGAGGATGGTTTGCGCGGTCCTGTACCTCGTCTGTGCCAGGGCCAGGACCTCGTCCACCAGGTGCTCGGTCTCGGGGCGCGGCACCAGCACTGCGGGCGTAACGGCGAAGTCCATGCCGTAGAACTCGCGGTGGCCGGTGATGTAGGCGAGCGGCTCGCGCTTCTCCCTGCGGGCGACCCATTCTTGGAATCGCGGCCATGCCTCGGCGGGCACGCACTCGGCGCCGTGGGCCAGCAGGAAGGCGCGCCCCACGCCCGCGCACTCGCACAGCAGGATCTCGGCGTCCAGACGCGGTGTCTCGCAGCCGGCGGCAGCCAGCCGCTCCGTCGCCCAGAGGAGCGCCTCTTGAATGGTACGCAGTGCGTTATCGGCCATTGCTTTCTCCGATGCTCTGTTCCAGCGACGCTTTCAGTTTCTCGGCCTGGTCGGCCAGGGCCAGTTGGTCAATGATCTCGTCCAGGTCTCCGGCCAGCACGTCTTCCAGTCGGTGCGTCGTGTAGTGAATGCGGTGGTCGGTAACGCGGTTCTGCGGGAAGTTGTAGGTGCGGATCTTCTCGCTGCGTTCGCCGGTTCCGACCTGGGCGCGGCGGGCGTCGGTCCGCTGGGCGATTTGCTTCTGTAGTTCCATGTCGTAGAGCCGCGCGCGCAGCACGCTCATCGCCCGCATTTTGTTCTGCAACTGCGAGCGTTCGTCCTGGCACGAGACCACGATGCCTGTGGGGATGTGGGTGATGCGCACGGCCGAGTCGGTGGTGTTGACGCTCTGGCCGCCGTGGCCGGTGGAGCGGTACACGTCAATGCGCAGGTCGTTGGGGTCAATCTCCACCTCCACCTCGTCGGCCTCGGGCAGGACGGCCACCGTCGCCGTGGATGTGTGGATGCGCCCGCTGGACTCGGTTACCGGCACGCGCTGCACGCGGTGGACGCCGCTCTCGTACTTCAGGCGCGAGTAGGCCCCGCGGCCCTGAACCTCAAAGATGATCTCCTTGTAGCCGCCGATGCCGCTCTCGTTGTAACTGATGACCGAGGTCTTCCAGCCCTTGGATTCGGCGTAGCGCATGTACATGCGGGCCAACTCGGCGGCGAAGAGCCCCGCCTCGTCCCCGCCCGCGCCCGCGCGAATCTCCACGATGACGTCTTTCTCGTCGTTGGGATCCTTGGGCAACAGCGCCAGGCGCAGTTGCTGGTAGAGTTCGTCCTTCTGCGCTTCCAGGCTCTGGATCTCGTCGCGGGCCAGTTCGCGCACTTCCTCGTCGGTCTCCTCTTCCAGCAGGGCGCGCGCCGACTCTATCTGTCGCTCCACCGCCTGGTAGCGGCGGTACAACGACACGATGGGCTCAATCTCCACCTGCTCTTGGGCGTAGATGCGCACCTTTTCGTGGTCCTGGCTGATTTCCGGGTCGGCCATCAATCTATTCAGTTCTTCGTATCGCTCGGCAATTTGAGCCAACTTCTCAAACATATTCGCAAGTCCTCTCACAGCGAAAAGGGCCCGCAGGCCCCTTCTTCACAGAATACTACTGGGAATCGTCGTTCCGTCAAATGTGGATGGGGCGCGAATGGCGCGTGCGAAACTGCCACTGGGCGTGGCTACCGGAACCAGGTCGCCAAGTAGTAGACCGCCGGGACGACGAACAGCAGGCTATCCAGCCGGTCCAGCATCCCGCCATGCCCTGGGATGAGGTTGCCCGAATCCTTGACGCCGACCTGCCGCTTCATCATGGAGATGCTCAAATCCCCGAGCGGCGCGAGGACCGCGACGGCCAGCCCGATGGTCAGCCCCTGGGGGGTGGTGAGGCCCACGAGCCGCCCCAGCAGGACGGCGGCGACCTCGGCGGTGAGCCATCCGCCGACGATGCCCTCCCAGGTCTTCTTGGGGCTGAGGCGGGGGGCCAGTTTGTGCCGGCCAAGCCACGTGCCGACGAAGTAGGCGCCGCTGTCGCTGATCCAGGTCGTAACCAGCGCGATGGCGGCCCATGCCAGGCCGTTGTCCAGGGCGCGGATGCGCAGGAAGTGCCCGCCCATCCAGCCCAGGTACAAGCCCATGCCCAATGCCAACGCCCAGTCGGCGGTCGGCGTCGTGCGGTTGGGCAGCAGCAGTTGCCACGACAGGGTGAGGATGAACAGCGCCGTCAGCGCCAGCGGCAGGTAGGCGTCCCACCGCCCCTGCGCCAGCACCAGCAGGACTGCCAGCGGCAGGTAGAGGCACAGGAACTCCGGCCGGAAGCCGCCCTTGCGCATCATGCCGCGGAATTCCCAGGCAGCCAGCGACAGGGCAGCGGCCATCAGGGCGAAGAGCCAAAGCCCGCCCAGATAGACCACCACCGCTACGATGGGCAACAGTATGGCGGCGCTGAGTACGCGTGTTCGTAACAAGGTCATGCTCCTGCTATTCGTTTCGGCCCGATGCTTTAGCGTCGGGTGAATACCTCACCCCCGCGCTGAAGGAGCGAAGCCCCTTTGGGGCTTTGCCCGTTTAGCCTGATGCTTCGGCGCCGGGCGCGGCGGTCGCCTGCGTGTCCCCCGCGATGCCGCCGCCGGCAGGCGGAACCCGCCCGAATTTCCGTTCGCGCCTGGCGTACTCGGCAAGGGCCTTGTACAGTTCGGCCTCGTTGAAGTCGGGCCAGTAGACCGGCGACGAGTAGTATTCGGCGTAGGCGGCCTGCCAGAGCAGGAAGTTGCTCAGCCGCATCTCGCCCGCCGTGCGGATGATCAGGTCGGGGTCGGGCAAGCCGGCGGTGTACAGATACCGCTCAAACAGCGCGTCGGTAACCTCGTCCGGCTTGACCCCGTCGCGTATCATGCGGCGCGTGGCCTCTACGATTTCGGCCCGCCCGCCGTAGTTGAAGGCGACGTTCAGGATGATCTTGGAGTTGTGGCGGGTTCGCTCCACGGCGCGCTCTATCTCGTGGAGAATGTCGGGCGAGATGCCTTCCACCTTGCCGCTGTGGCGAATCTGCACGCCGTTGCGGTCCAGGTTGTCCAGTTCATGCCGCACATACTGCATCAGCAGCGCCATGAGGCCCTTGACTTCCTCTTCGGGGCGTGCCCAGTTCTCGGTAGAAAACGCATAGACGGTCAGCACTTCTATGCCGAAATCGGCGCACGCCTGCAAGATGCGTCGCAGGTTTTCGGTTCCGGCCCGATGCCCCGCGAGGCGGGGAAGCCCCCTCGCCTGCGCCCAGCGCCCGTTGCCGTCCATGATGATGGCCACATGGCGCGGGATTCGGGACAGCGGCGGCCATTTGGGATTGCCCACCTTCGCCCTCACTCCGATAGCAAAACCGCAGGTCGGTGCAGATGGGCACGCGCGCGATGCGTTCTGCGGCGTATTCTGCGGCCGAAACTGCGGTTTGCCAGCCTAGACTTCAAGGATCTCGTTTTCTTTGTGCTTGCCGATTTCGTCGGCCCGCTGGATCATGCGGTCGGTAAGTTCCTGAATCTCCTCTTTGGCGCGATACAGATCATCCTCGGAGATCATCTTCTCTTCTTCCAGTTCGCGGGCGGTCTCAATGGCATCGCGGCGCAGGTTGCGAATGGCCACGCGCGCCTCTTCCACGCGCCTGGCGACGAGTTTCACCAGTTCGCGCCGTCGTTCCTCGGTCAGGGGCGGGATGACCAGACGGATGATCTTGCCGTCGTTCATCGGCGTCAGCCCCAGATCGGACTTCAGGATGGCCTTCTCAATGGCGGCCAGCCCTGCCTGATCCCACGGGCGGATGGCCAGCAGCCTGGGTTCGGGCACGGCGATGCTGGCGATCTGGTTCAGCGGCGTGGGCACCCCGTAGTAGTCCACCATGAGCCGCTCCACCAGCGCAGGCGACGCCCGCCCTGTGCGGATGCCGACCAGGTCGGACGAAAGGGCTTCCAGCGCCTTTTCCATACGTTGTTCGGTTTCTGTCAGCAGTTCCTTAATCATGGTGCACCTGCCCTGGCCGATTTGCCCGAAAGCAACCGTCCTAATGGTAGATGAGTGTGCCGATCGGTTCTCCGAACAGCACTTTCTCTACGCTGTGCGGTTCCCACAAGTTGACGACGACGATGGGCATGTCGTTGTCCATGCACAGGCTGATGGCCGTGCTGTCCAACACGCCCACGCGCAGGTTCAGCGCCTCAATGTACGTGAGTTTCTCAAAGCGTTTGGCCTCGGGATGCTTGTGCGGGTCCGCGTCGTACACGGCATCCACCTTGGTAGCCTTGATGAGCACGTCGGCGTTGATCTCCACCGCCCGCAGGGCCGCTGCCGTGTCGGTGGTGAAGAAGGGGTTGCCGGTGCCCGCGCCCATGATGACGACGCGCCCCTTCTCCAGGTGGCGGATGGCGCGGAGTCGGATGTAGGGTTCGGCGACGGCGCGCATCTCAATGGCGGTCTGGACGCGCGTATCCAGGCCCGCGCGCTCCAGCGCGTCCTGCAGCGCCAGCGCGTTCATGACGGTGGCCAGCATCCCCATGTGGTCGGCGGTGGCGCGTTCCATGCCGTGGCTGATGCCGTCAATGCCGCGCCAGATGTTGCCCGCGCCCAGCACGATGGCCACCTCTGCGCCGTAGGATTTGAGCACGGCGATCTTGGCGGCCAGCGCCTCGGCGGCCTCGGGGTCAATGCCGTACCCCTTCGGGCCTGCCAGCGCCTCCCCGCCGACCTTGAGCAGAATCCTCTTGTACTTCAGTTGCGGCATACCTGCCTCCACAGGGCTGTGGGCTGAAAACAAGGGATGCAACACCGGTTGCATCCCCTGTCCCGAATCACAGTTCCTCGCCCACTTCGTAGCGGACGAAGCGCCGGATCCGAGTGTTCTCGCCGACCTTCGCCGCCACCTGGGTTACCAGGTCTTGGATGGTCATGGTCTCGTCTTTGATGAATGCCTGGCGCAACAGACAGACCTCGTTGTAGAACTTCTCCAGTTTCCCCTGGACGATTTTCTCCACGACTTCGGCGGGCTTGTTGGTTCCCTCAAGTTCGCTCAGCGCGGCGCGGCGTTTTTCCTCCAGCACGGCCGACGGGATGTCCTCGGGCGACAAGTACTTGGGCGCCATGGCCACGACGTGCATGGCCAGGTCCTTCGCCAACTGCTGGAACTCGTTGGTGCGTGCTACGAAGTCGGTCTCGCAGTTCACTTCCACCAGTCCGGCGACGCGGCTTCCGGGATGCACGTAGAAGCCGATGACGCCCTCGGGCACTTCGCGGTCTGCGCGCTTCGCTGCCGCCGCCAGCCCTTTCTCCTTGAGATAGGCAATGGCCTTCTGGAAGTCTCCGCCGTTTGTCTCCAGGGCCTTTTTGCAATCCAAAACTCCTGCGCCTGTCTGCTCGCGCAGTTCCTTTATCATTGTTGCCGTGATCTCCATGATAGACTCCTCGTGTGAGTCGCGCGTTGTGATTGGCACGCCGCCGGTTGCCACCGGGCGACCGGCCCGCGCTGACTCGTATTGTGAGAGGGCCTGTTGTAGCCGGGCCTACTCTTCTTCGTCCTCTACATCTTCGGCCTCAAACTCGTCCTCTAGTTCCTCGACCTCATGCTCCTCGGTGGCGTCTTCGTCATCTTCGCCTGCGAACAGGCCAGACCGCAGTTTCGCCAGGGTTGACTCGCCCAAGAGGCGCTCGTCCTCATCCTCGTAGGTGTATTCCAGTTCTCCGGCCTCCTCGGCCTGTGTCTTGCGGGCGGCTTCTGCCGCGGCCTGTGCTTCGCGGGCGGCTTCCTCTTCGGCTTCCATCGTGCTGCGGATGGCCAGGCCTTCCAGCACGGCGTCGGCGATCTTGGAGGTCATCAGCCGAATGGCGCGGATCGCGTCGTCGTTGGACGGGATCACGTAGTCCACCGGATCGGGATCGCAGTTGGTGTCCACCATGGCGATGACCGGGATGCCCAGGGTGCGGGCCTCCTTGATGCCGATTTCCTCCCGCTTCACGTCCACCACGAACAGCAAATCCGGCAGGCGGGTCAGTTTGCGCAGCCCGCCAAAGCGGACATGCAATTTTTCCAGTTCCCGCTGGTACAGCAGGATTTCCTTCTTCGTCAGGCGGTTGATGTCGCCGCTCTCAAATCGCCTTTCCAGCGCCTCCATGTACTCAATCCGCTGGCGGATGGTGCGGAAGTTGGTCAGCGTTCCGCCCAGCCACCGCTGATTGACAAACGGCATATTGCAGCGCGTGGCCTCTTCGGCGATGGTGTCCTGCGCCTGCTTCTTGGTCCCCACGAAGAGGACGATGCCGCCGTTGCCCACGGTTTCGCGGGTAACGTTGTAAGCCGCCTCCAGCCGACTCAGCGTCTGCTGCAGGTCAATGATGTGAATCCCCTTGCGCTCCGTGAAGATGAAGGGTTTCATCTTCGGGTTCCACCGCCGCCTGCGGTGCCCGAAGTGAACTCCCGCCTCCAGGAGTTCTTTCATTGAAACGATCGCCATATTCCCTCCGTTTTTTTCTTCCGCCCTCGTCATCCCGGTGAGGACCGCCGGACGCCTGTCCCAGCGGCACGGCTCACTCAGTTGGAGGGCGTGCAAAATTATCGGATGCCTTTGGCATCCGACTGCATACTATACCACAACCGTGCGTTTTGTCCAAATCGGGCGTGCGGCGGCTCATCGCGGGCGAGAAGGAAGACGGGCCCTACGTGCCGCTGGGGGGCTTCTCGGCGGAGAGCCGCTCGTACAGGCGGGCCTTGAGGGCGGCCAGCGTCTCGCGGTACGAGGCGGAGCGGAGTGGGGGCGTCGTCATGATGTAGGCATCCTCGCCGTTGTCGCTGTAGTAGCGCACGCGCCTCCCCTGGATCGTGAACCCATACTTCTCGTACAGCCGCTGAGCGGGCAGGTTGCTGACCCGGACTTCCAGCGTTACCGCCGATGCGCCCCGCCGCTGGGCTTCCTCTATCATCGTCAGGAGCAGCAATTCGCCGACGCCGCGCCGTCGGTATGGAGGCGCCACGGCCAGCGTGCTGATGTGCGCCTCGTCCACCATCATCCAGAATCCGCCGTAGCCGATGATGGGCGTGCGCGGCGGCGCCGACAGGCG
This DNA window, taken from Chloroflexota bacterium, encodes the following:
- the prmC gene encoding peptide chain release factor N(5)-glutamine methyltransferase, with amino-acid sequence MADNALRTIQEALLWATERLAAAGCETPRLDAEILLCECAGVGRAFLLAHGAECVPAEAWPRFQEWVARREKREPLAYITGHREFYGMDFAVTPAVLVPRPETEHLVDEVLALAQTRYRTAQTILIADVGTGSGAIAIALAAHLPHAQVCALDSSREALEVAWRNAQRHGVRDRMCLVQSDLLERLPWAVDILVANLPYVADEEWPTLAPEIRFHEPSHALRGGANGLDLIRRLLGQAPAHLRPGGAVVLEIGAGHAAEVERLARAAFPGGHTRVGQDYAGLDRMVVIQTP
- the prfA gene encoding peptide chain release factor 1, with protein sequence MFEKLAQIAERYEELNRLMADPEISQDHEKVRIYAQEQVEIEPIVSLYRRYQAVERQIESARALLEEETDEEVRELARDEIQSLEAQKDELYQQLRLALLPKDPNDEKDVIVEIRAGAGGDEAGLFAAELARMYMRYAESKGWKTSVISYNESGIGGYKEIIFEVQGRGAYSRLKYESGVHRVQRVPVTESSGRIHTSTATVAVLPEADEVEVEIDPNDLRIDVYRSTGHGGQSVNTTDSAVRITHIPTGIVVSCQDERSQLQNKMRAMSVLRARLYDMELQKQIAQRTDARRAQVGTGERSEKIRTYNFPQNRVTDHRIHYTTHRLEDVLAGDLDEIIDQLALADQAEKLKASLEQSIGESNGR
- a CDS encoding phosphatidate cytidylyltransferase → MLRTRVLSAAILLPIVAVVVYLGGLWLFALMAAALSLAAWEFRGMMRKGGFRPEFLCLYLPLAVLLVLAQGRWDAYLPLALTALFILTLSWQLLLPNRTTPTADWALALGMGLYLGWMGGHFLRIRALDNGLAWAAIALVTTWISDSGAYFVGTWLGRHKLAPRLSPKKTWEGIVGGWLTAEVAAVLLGRLVGLTTPQGLTIGLAVAVLAPLGDLSISMMKRQVGVKDSGNLIPGHGGMLDRLDSLLFVVPAVYYLATWFR
- the uppS gene encoding di-trans,poly-cis-decaprenylcistransferase is translated as MDGNGRWAQARGLPRLAGHRAGTENLRRILQACADFGIEVLTVYAFSTENWARPEEEVKGLMALLMQYVRHELDNLDRNGVQIRHSGKVEGISPDILHEIERAVERTRHNSKIILNVAFNYGGRAEIVEATRRMIRDGVKPDEVTDALFERYLYTAGLPDPDLIIRTAGEMRLSNFLLWQAAYAEYYSSPVYWPDFNEAELYKALAEYARRERKFGRVPPAGGGIAGDTQATAAPGAEASG
- the frr gene encoding ribosome recycling factor yields the protein MIKELLTETEQRMEKALEALSSDLVGIRTGRASPALVERLMVDYYGVPTPLNQIASIAVPEPRLLAIRPWDQAGLAAIEKAILKSDLGLTPMNDGKIIRLVIPPLTEERRRELVKLVARRVEEARVAIRNLRRDAIETARELEEEKMISEDDLYRAKEEIQELTDRMIQRADEIGKHKENEILEV
- a CDS encoding UMP kinase, which translates into the protein MPQLKYKRILLKVGGEALAGPKGYGIDPEAAEALAAKIAVLKSYGAEVAIVLGAGNIWRGIDGISHGMERATADHMGMLATVMNALALQDALERAGLDTRVQTAIEMRAVAEPYIRLRAIRHLEKGRVVIMGAGTGNPFFTTDTAAALRAVEINADVLIKATKVDAVYDADPHKHPEAKRFEKLTYIEALNLRVGVLDSTAISLCMDNDMPIVVVNLWEPHSVEKVLFGEPIGTLIYH
- the tsf gene encoding translation elongation factor Ts encodes the protein MEITATMIKELREQTGAGVLDCKKALETNGGDFQKAIAYLKEKGLAAAAKRADREVPEGVIGFYVHPGSRVAGLVEVNCETDFVARTNEFQQLAKDLAMHVVAMAPKYLSPEDIPSAVLEEKRRAALSELEGTNKPAEVVEKIVQGKLEKFYNEVCLLRQAFIKDETMTIQDLVTQVAAKVGENTRIRRFVRYEVGEEL
- the rpsB gene encoding 30S ribosomal protein S2 — its product is MAIVSMKELLEAGVHFGHRRRRWNPKMKPFIFTERKGIHIIDLQQTLSRLEAAYNVTRETVGNGGIVLFVGTKKQAQDTIAEEATRCNMPFVNQRWLGGTLTNFRTIRQRIEYMEALERRFESGDINRLTKKEILLYQRELEKLHVRFGGLRKLTRLPDLLFVVDVKREEIGIKEARTLGIPVIAMVDTNCDPDPVDYVIPSNDDAIRAIRLMTSKIADAVLEGLAIRSTMEAEEEAAREAQAAAEAARKTQAEEAGELEYTYEDEDERLLGESTLAKLRSGLFAGEDDEDATEEHEVEELEDEFEAEDVEDEEE
- the rimI gene encoding ribosomal protein S18-alanine N-acetyltransferase, producing MRVRDIPEVLEIERVCFSTPWSSHAYRYEIEENTLSWYVVARPAPTPTARGVFGKIRRLRLSAPPRTPIIGYGGFWMMVDEAHISTLAVAPPYRRRGVGELLLLTMIEEAQRRGASAVTLEVRVSNLPAQRLYEKYGFTIQGRRVRYYSDNGEDAYIMTTPPLRSASYRETLAALKARLYERLSAEKPPSGT